In Chiloscyllium plagiosum isolate BGI_BamShark_2017 chromosome 1, ASM401019v2, whole genome shotgun sequence, the sequence CCTCATTATTATTTCCACATGATAGGACAGCCCTGGTGGATGAGAAGGAAGTGATGGAAAGCTATGAGAGGTGAAAATTCGATGCTAGTTCTTTCCATTCTGTTTGATGATACTGCCTTGAAGCCACCAAATATAGGTGGTGACTAGATGAAAACACAAGGTCTGAACCATAAATCATGTTCTTTTGATAGCCTGGTGTCATTCTGTACCAAGCTAATTCTGTCATGTTTACTAGTTATGGTGATAGTGGCAGCAATGACCAACAGGTTGCTaaatattattacacatttatgAAACAATAACCTTCACATAAATCAAGACAACTAATCACACCCTCTGAATACATATGGTAATCAACATTATTTACCTGTTAAAAGTCTTGTACTGAGCCAGTTCTACCTTTGGTGTGAGCTCTGGCATTGTGGGATGTAAagttgaaagaagttctggatcATCTGCAATGGCTTCCTCCCACGGAGTTTGATATGATTTTGGAACAGCTGTTGTATTAAATTTTTCAGGTGGAATTCCTTTTAGTGGTCCAGTATATCCTATGTAGAGCAATAATGTCAAAATGCATATATAAACCATATCATAATTGGCATGGATGTCCCCTGCAGAGTTGAAAGTTGTATTTATTTTCACTATTCTTCACAATGCAAACCCCAACATTTGCTGGTCCGTTGGATTCTGACAGCAAGTGGAACACTGTTGCTTCCCTAATAGGTGAAGTGGAAAATCAATGACAACAAATCAAGTGATGCCCCTTATAATCTCACATGGACCTCCCTTATCCTACTGAGGGAGGGAATGGCCAAGTGGTGTTATAGCTGGACTGTTACTTCAGAGATCAAAATAACATTATGGggacctggttcaaatcccaccacagcaggtgatagaatttgaatgcaataaaaaaaaagctgaaattaagaatctaataatgactatgaatctattgccaattgtttggaaaaacgcatctggttctctaatgtcctttagggaaggaaatagacatccttacctggtttggcctacagcaatgtggttgactcttaagtgtgctctggggtgggcaataaatgctggcctaaccagcaaccccaccattgcatgaatgaatataaaatattCTTAATATCAtatatttgatttatttcaaataaatcctTCATTGCCCTTTTTTTTACCATTTTGTGATATTAAAGTTAAAAAATTGGAGTTTCTTTGTACACAGTTCTTCTACTTCTTAGAAATTCTGAGATATACCAGATTCCAGTTAAAATAATGGGATCAGATGAAGAACTcctgaaataaataaaatgcagAGGAACAATGTAATAtattggaaaaatattttagtaatGTGAAAACAGTGTTCTGGCTTATAAAGTTGTCAACAGGCCATTCATATCACAATGCTCAAATCAAGATAATAAGATAATTCAATTATTATCTCTGTCACTACACAGAAATATGTAATAGGCACACTTTATTATGGTAGCACATGAGGACTTTAGAAAAGCAATGGTTTTCaatgttaaattttcattttttttttatttgatgcAAGTATAATAAAATGTTTGAACTTTGCATTATGTGGGATCACTGGGGTTAAACAGACATGACTTTCCCCATGTCTTAGTACAATATCATTTAAAATGCAGCAATTGAGCCACAAGATCTACTGTGAATGTGTTGTCTCAGCTATTATGTCTCTTACCTGGAGCAATTGAATCTGGATTTGGTGGAGTCCTTGGATCAGGAGTATTTGGAGGTGTTTTAGGGGTGTTTTGTTGCCCACTTTGTAATCCGTTCTCTAcgcctttgcaattttctgtccCATCATCACAATATGTTGTAGATGGTGCATAGCTCTAAAATAGATGGAGGATAACAAGGGTACATTTATTGTATGGTCTAATCTTTTAGTTAGAACATTTTTCAGGCACCAGTTTACAATTTGCTTGAAATAAGTTACATTCATTTAATAGAAATGGTGTAATCAAAATATTacaaaacaatttgcatttgtttattTGAATACATATGTTTATGATCACATTTTTTCCACAGTTTATTAAGTTAGTTTATGCCAGCTCATTTTAGAAATCTGAAACTGGAGAAAAATGTTTCTTGTCAGTGTTCATTATCAGTTTCAAAACAATTGCTAAAAGTCAAGATAAACTTGTTTTGGTTATATACACCCTTCTGTTAGAGTTTATAAAGAGGAATGAAAATGACTTTTATCTTGGAGGATATATTGATTTTGTGGACAGTATAATTGAAGAATTACAGAATGGCCAATACTTCAGCATTCACTAAACTAATAGTCTTCGTCACACAACCATATTTCAAGCAGTGCATCAGCCTCATTGTGATATTTTTCATTGTGACATATCCCTATTCCTGAAGCTAGAGCATTTGAGCCCAACAGTAACTCAACATGTATAGCTTGCATGAGCAAATTTATCGAATGTGCCTGAATTGGGCCCAGTTTTGAAGTGGCAGAGCAAACAACATAAAACATGTACTTATTTCATCCTAGCATTTGCCTTTAGCAGATACATGATTCGTAATTGACATCCTTCCATCTGCCAGTGGTGATGGGAGTTCAACCTTAGAATTTTGATGAAATCGGATAAATTATCTACTGCACTTCTTTTGATGGATGAACAAGCCTGATTCTGAAAAGATAAAGTTTGCCACAAGTGTCACATATGAAGTTACGCCTTTCTGGCTTGCTGGATGATCTCTGCTGAAGCCTTATTTGTGGGGCTGATACAGTTGAATCATAAGTTAACCAAAATTCAAAAAACAtgcaagaaagaaacaaaagaggtGTTAAGACTTTATTGCTTTTTTACAATCCACATACTTTGATTCCTGATTATTTAGTATTGTCCGTAGAATTACCAGATCTTATCTATGAATACATACATTTATTTGTGAATTGACAGAGTTCTGGAATCCCTCAAATGTGTATTTGTCAGATCTTCTTTGCCGCTTTTTAAACAATCGAGCCCCTCTGTTGGAAAGAAGGGAAAGCTCTTCCAGCATTATATCTTTGGGAACACTGATCTTTTTTCCATAATCCACATCTAATTCTGAAATATATGACAAACAATAAATCACAATgaaaaatttgcatttttgatgcctttatgttttaaaaatattttgtcttaAATAAGTTACAGCGATCCTTTCAAGAAACGGAGTTGAAGATATGAAATGTTTCTTCTGTCTAATGTGCTTCATTTTCTGATTAGGTTGGtaggcaaattattatttatgTTATAAATTGCACTCAGCTCAGTAGACGTGATGATGAACAAGCATTTCAGAATTTTGGAAGAAAACTGGTATTTGTGTCTGACTTACAATGCAATTATACATTTGAAAGTAAAGTATGTAGTTTTATTAAACTGTTGCTTACTCACTGTGCTTAAATGTCCATGAGTAAAACATAATAGCCAAAGTAAGCCTATACTGATTCCAAGTTCTTTCTAGTCTGATTGTGtttgtcatgattttattgacaTCTTCAAAATTGTGTACAGAAAACATATATTTTTGACCTACTCGCTCTGAATCCTTACAGTGGAGACTAAGTAGCAGTAAACACTGGCTAGTTGAATGCCGTAGTGCTGGGTTATTGGAGGAGCCTGAGACAGTTGGACAGTATAGCTGTGTTTACATAGAGTAAAAGGGTTAATTATATCTTAGCTCTAAGAATAGCTAATGAGCATGCACATAAGGAGCTATGTCATAATGATGTCAGATATCTGGGAATGGGACTGAATGTGTAGAAttccagattctggagtagagtggtgctggaaaagcacagcagttcaggcagcatccgaggagcagtaaaatcgacgtttcgggcacaagcccttcatcaggaatacagagttCCAGATAAGGCCTCTCTTACGCTTTGCTGTTTATAATGTTATACTGAATAAAGGTGCTGATGTTTACAAACAAGAGTGGGGACTACCTTCTATCAATAACAATGAGAAAGCAAACTCTCACCAGACCCACAGAACCAATGACCAGCAGCAAAGGAGTACCAGAAAGAACACAACTGCAGTTTAGTGCAGCAGATAGAGGACAAGCCAGCTCGGCAAGCCAATTGCAGAAAAGAGAGGAAAACCTGAATAGAAACCCAGCGGAAGTATCATTCATCAGGGAAGGTGTTCTGGGCCTGTTTAGGCATTGGACCAGGAAAAGGGAAACCTCACAAAATGCTAACAAACTGTGTGAAAAACCTTTGGTAGGAAACAGGCAAGCTGGAAAAATCAGTCACCCACAATGAATCAGAAGTATGCAAATTGACTGTCTTTgcagaattggaaataaaaaacaCAAAGAGAAAGTGAGCCAACAGAAACTGTGAAAAGAAACAGAGTGGAGTAAACACAGTTAAGGGACTCTATTGGTGGAGCTTTGCCCAACTATTATTACAGATATGCTCATTTCATAACTGGATTGGCATCACAAGATGTTAACAGCAGACAAAACTATCTGTAAGTCTCCAAAATTTACCAGATACTGAGGAGCAAGATGACTTTCTCTTGGGAGATTTAAAAGGCCCTACAGGATATTGGCAGGCATGATTATG encodes:
- the LOC122553141 gene encoding myozenin-2-like isoform X1, whose amino-acid sequence is MQSHSMLTKELKQQASAIVKEIQGNELDVDYGKKISVPKDIMLEELSLLSNRGARLFKKRQRRSDKYTFEGFQNSVNSQINSYAPSTTYCDDGTENCKGVENGLQSGQQNTPKTPPNTPDPRTPPNPDSIAPGYTGPLKGIPPEKFNTTAVPKSYQTPWEEAIADDPELLSTLHPTMPELTPKVELAQYKTFNRVATPYGGFDRASKIISFKLPKLDFALLEPELKLPVFQDGTAGRPSFNRTAQGWTSNNVPIIFDDLPLEATIPETDDL
- the LOC122553141 gene encoding myozenin-2-like isoform X2, whose product is MLEELSLLSNRGARLFKKRQRRSDKYTFEGFQNSVNSQINSYAPSTTYCDDGTENCKGVENGLQSGQQNTPKTPPNTPDPRTPPNPDSIAPGYTGPLKGIPPEKFNTTAVPKSYQTPWEEAIADDPELLSTLHPTMPELTPKVELAQYKTFNRVATPYGGFDRASKIISFKLPKLDFALLEPELKLPVFQDGTAGRPSFNRTAQGWTSNNVPIIFDDLPLEATIPETDDL